Proteins encoded together in one Streptomyces sp. NA04227 window:
- a CDS encoding acyl-CoA dehydrogenase family protein: MKRVIFEPEHEAFRETVRTFLAKEVLPHYEQWEKDGIVSREAWLAAGRQGLLGLAVPEEYGGGGMADFRYSAVLAEEFTKAGAAGLAIGLHNDIIGPYLTSLATDEQKRRWLPGFCSGEIITAIAMTEPGAGSDLQGIRTTAEDHGDHWVLNGSKTFISNGILSDLVVVVARTTPEGGAHGLSLIVVERGMEGFERGRNLDKIGQKSQDTAELFFNDVRVPKENLLGELNGAFLHLMTNLAQERLAIAMAAITASEHLVDITTTYIKEREAFGRPLAKFQHIRFEIAEMATECAVTRAYLDRCITEHSDGALDAVNASMAKWWSTELQKRVADRCLQLHGGYGYMTEYPVARAFTDGRIQTIYGGTTEIMKEIIGRSLLN, encoded by the coding sequence TTGAAGCGCGTGATCTTCGAGCCCGAGCACGAGGCGTTCCGCGAGACGGTGCGCACCTTCCTCGCCAAGGAGGTGCTGCCGCACTACGAACAGTGGGAGAAGGACGGCATCGTCTCCCGCGAGGCATGGCTGGCCGCGGGCCGTCAGGGGCTGCTGGGCCTGGCCGTGCCCGAGGAGTACGGCGGCGGCGGGATGGCCGACTTCCGCTACAGCGCGGTCCTCGCCGAGGAGTTCACCAAGGCCGGGGCGGCCGGACTGGCCATCGGGCTGCACAACGACATCATCGGCCCGTACCTGACCTCGCTGGCCACCGACGAGCAGAAGCGCCGCTGGCTGCCCGGGTTCTGCTCGGGCGAGATCATCACGGCCATCGCCATGACCGAGCCGGGCGCCGGATCCGACCTCCAGGGCATCCGCACCACCGCGGAGGACCACGGCGACCACTGGGTGCTGAACGGTTCCAAGACCTTCATCTCCAACGGGATCCTCTCCGACCTCGTCGTGGTGGTCGCCAGGACCACCCCCGAGGGCGGCGCGCACGGTCTGTCCCTGATCGTCGTCGAGCGCGGCATGGAGGGCTTCGAGCGGGGCCGCAACCTCGACAAGATCGGCCAGAAGTCGCAGGACACCGCCGAGTTGTTCTTCAACGACGTGCGGGTGCCCAAGGAGAACCTGCTCGGCGAGCTCAACGGCGCGTTCCTGCACCTGATGACCAACCTCGCTCAGGAACGGCTCGCCATCGCGATGGCGGCGATCACCGCGTCCGAGCACCTGGTCGACATCACCACCACGTACATCAAGGAGCGCGAGGCCTTCGGCCGCCCGCTGGCCAAGTTCCAGCACATCCGCTTCGAGATAGCCGAGATGGCCACCGAGTGCGCGGTCACCCGGGCCTACCTCGACCGCTGCATCACCGAGCACTCCGACGGCGCCCTCGACGCGGTCAACGCCTCGATGGCCAAGTGGTGGTCGACCGAACTGCAAAAGCGTGTCGCCGACCGGTGCCTGCAACTGCACGGCGGGTACGGCTACATGACCGAGTATCCGGTGGCCAGGGCCTTCACCGACGGCCGGATCCAGACGATCTACGGCGGCACCACGGAGATCATGAAGGAGATCATCGGCCGTTCGCTGCTGAACTGA
- a CDS encoding acetyl-CoA C-acetyltransferase — MTTEAYVYDAIRTPRGRGKANGALHGTKPIDLVVGLIKELRTRFPNLDPAAIDDIVLGVVSPIGEQGSDIARIAAIAAGLPDTVAGVQENRFCASGLEAVNMAAAKVRSGWESLVLAGGVESMSRVAMGSDGGAWFGDPMTNLETNFVPQGIGADLIATIGGWTRADVDEFAALSQERAATAQKEGRFDRSVVPVLDRTGLTVLDRDEYLRPGTTAETLAKLKPSFADIGELGGFDAVALQNYHWVEKIDHVHHAGNSSGIVDGASLVAIGNKEVGERYGLTPRARIVAAAVSGSEPTIMLTGPAPASRKALALAGLTIDDIDLIEMNEAFAAVALRFVRDMGTTIDKVNVNGGAIALGHPLGATGAMLLGTVIDELERQDKRFGLVTLCVGGGMGIATIVERL, encoded by the coding sequence TTGACCACCGAAGCGTATGTCTACGACGCGATCCGCACCCCGCGCGGCCGCGGCAAGGCCAACGGAGCCCTGCACGGAACCAAGCCGATCGACCTGGTCGTCGGGCTCATCAAGGAGCTGCGCACCCGATTCCCGAACCTGGACCCGGCGGCCATCGACGACATCGTGCTCGGTGTCGTCAGCCCGATCGGCGAGCAGGGTTCGGACATCGCCCGTATCGCCGCCATCGCGGCCGGGCTGCCCGACACGGTCGCCGGTGTGCAGGAGAACAGGTTCTGCGCCTCCGGCCTGGAGGCGGTCAACATGGCCGCCGCGAAGGTGCGTTCGGGCTGGGAGAGCCTGGTCCTCGCCGGCGGCGTCGAGTCGATGTCGCGGGTCGCGATGGGCTCCGACGGCGGTGCCTGGTTCGGCGACCCGATGACCAACCTGGAGACCAACTTCGTCCCGCAGGGCATCGGCGCCGACCTCATCGCCACGATCGGCGGCTGGACCCGCGCCGACGTCGACGAGTTCGCCGCGCTCTCCCAGGAGCGTGCCGCGACCGCGCAGAAGGAGGGCCGCTTCGACCGGTCCGTCGTGCCCGTGCTCGACCGCACCGGACTGACCGTCCTGGACCGCGACGAGTACCTGCGTCCCGGCACCACCGCCGAGACCCTCGCCAAGCTCAAGCCCTCCTTCGCCGACATCGGCGAGCTCGGCGGCTTCGACGCGGTGGCGCTGCAGAACTACCACTGGGTCGAGAAGATCGACCACGTCCACCACGCGGGCAACTCCTCGGGCATCGTGGACGGTGCCTCGCTCGTGGCGATCGGCAACAAGGAGGTCGGCGAGCGCTACGGCCTGACCCCGCGCGCCCGTATCGTCGCCGCGGCCGTCTCCGGCTCCGAGCCGACCATCATGCTCACCGGCCCCGCGCCCGCCAGCCGCAAGGCGCTCGCGCTCGCCGGGCTCACGATCGACGACATCGACCTGATCGAGATGAACGAAGCCTTCGCCGCGGTCGCGCTGCGCTTCGTCCGCGACATGGGCACCACGATCGACAAGGTCAACGTCAACGGCGGCGCCATCGCGCTCGGCCACCCGCTGGGCGCCACCGGCGCCATGCTGCTCGGCACCGTCATCGACGAACTGGAGCGGCAGGACAAGCGCTTCGGCCTGGTCACGCTGTGCGTCGGCGGTGGCATGGGCATCGCCACCATCGTCGAGCGTCTCTGA